In Longimicrobium sp., one genomic interval encodes:
- a CDS encoding type I restriction endonuclease codes for MSDDFRAALIAHARIAIERSGRAATEAATNQYLVLPFIQFLGYDPLDPDEVVPESHASFSDKFKNRVDYAICQAGTPVIAIECKKVGALSEANRGELKGYFNAVPTVKLGILTDGLVYQLYTDTGLENMMDDQPFAILNLADVAEERVSDTELDALLRVRKGTFNPANVGSDARRKIYVGAYMDALDHALSDPDERFVRTLLDMASIEGRRTTKMVEEHAPIVREAAQALLDRKILARVGFAERTDLVRVQDVVATPVAAAESQDPAPAATSGTGVVTTEVELRVWEYVRTRLPFLIAGDEELFAKLGSVLSVDYKTVYCVFYKQERKGRIFNFWEGRGSKPYRFEFPAAEGNVSVETDNLADIDGHLLSTFRRRVEEMG; via the coding sequence ATGTCAGATGATTTTCGCGCCGCGCTGATCGCCCACGCCAGGATCGCCATCGAACGATCCGGCCGCGCGGCCACAGAAGCCGCCACGAACCAGTACCTCGTCCTGCCCTTCATCCAGTTCCTCGGATACGACCCGCTGGACCCCGACGAGGTGGTGCCCGAGTCGCACGCGTCGTTCTCCGACAAGTTCAAGAACCGGGTGGATTACGCCATCTGCCAGGCCGGTACGCCGGTGATCGCCATCGAATGCAAGAAGGTCGGCGCGTTGAGCGAGGCGAACCGCGGGGAGCTGAAGGGCTACTTCAACGCCGTCCCCACGGTGAAGCTCGGGATCCTGACGGATGGCCTGGTCTACCAGCTCTATACCGACACGGGGCTGGAGAACATGATGGACGACCAGCCGTTCGCCATCCTGAACCTGGCCGACGTGGCGGAAGAGCGGGTGAGCGATACCGAGCTCGACGCGCTGCTCCGCGTGCGGAAGGGCACCTTCAACCCCGCCAACGTGGGGTCCGACGCCCGCCGCAAGATCTACGTGGGCGCGTACATGGACGCGCTCGACCACGCCCTGTCGGACCCGGACGAGCGCTTCGTGCGGACCCTTCTGGACATGGCCAGCATCGAGGGCCGGCGCACCACCAAGATGGTGGAGGAGCACGCACCCATCGTCCGCGAAGCCGCGCAGGCCCTGCTGGACCGGAAGATTCTCGCGCGCGTGGGCTTCGCCGAGCGGACGGACCTGGTACGCGTGCAGGACGTGGTCGCCACGCCCGTCGCGGCGGCGGAATCGCAGGACCCTGCGCCAGCCGCCACGAGCGGCACCGGCGTCGTGACCACGGAGGTGGAGCTGCGCGTGTGGGAGTACGTGCGCACCCGCCTGCCGTTCCTGATCGCGGGTGATGAAGAGCTGTTCGCGAAGCTCGGCAGCGTCTTGAGCGTGGATTACAAGACGGTCTACTGCGTCTTCTACAAGCAGGAGCGGAAGGGGAGGATCTTCAACTTCTGGGAGGGCCGCGGTTCCAAGCCGTACCGCTTCGAGTTCCCCGCGGCGGAGGGCAATGTCAGCGTCGAGACCGACAACCTCGCCGACATCGACGGGCACCTCCTCTCCACGTTCCGCCGCCGCGTCGAGGAGATGGGCTGA
- a CDS encoding DUF4236 domain-containing protein, translating into MAFRFRKSFRIAPGVRFNVSSSGLSTTFGPRGMNVTTGRRGTFLNAGIPGTGVSARGRLGGGGHSFAGGGDDGKASGCGCLGAGVAGFFLLVLAGMCGDATTPDTPYAVQTPAYLQSSSAYSGSDDEAAYTGSRDDFYVHGSMNVRSQPNKHAAVVRTLSRGDRVTLGAKDANGWAPLFDYAGRQTGFVYRASDLVRTQAPKTRYSATAGSSRRSSAESRGYHTGPRGGCYTFSASGRKRYVDRSLCR; encoded by the coding sequence ATGGCATTCCGATTCAGAAAGAGCTTCAGGATCGCGCCGGGCGTGCGATTCAACGTGTCGAGCTCGGGCCTGAGTACCACGTTTGGGCCGCGCGGGATGAACGTCACCACCGGCCGGCGCGGCACCTTCCTTAACGCGGGAATCCCAGGCACCGGCGTAAGCGCGCGCGGGCGGCTGGGCGGCGGCGGCCACTCCTTCGCGGGTGGTGGCGATGACGGGAAGGCGAGCGGCTGCGGGTGCTTGGGAGCCGGTGTCGCGGGGTTCTTCCTGCTGGTGCTCGCCGGCATGTGCGGCGACGCCACCACACCCGATACGCCGTACGCCGTCCAAACGCCCGCGTACCTCCAGTCATCCTCGGCGTACTCGGGCAGCGACGACGAAGCGGCGTACACGGGCTCACGCGACGACTTCTACGTCCACGGCTCGATGAACGTAAGGTCGCAGCCGAACAAGCACGCCGCCGTGGTGCGCACGCTCTCTCGCGGCGACCGGGTTACGCTTGGGGCCAAGGATGCGAACGGCTGGGCGCCGCTGTTCGACTACGCGGGGAGGCAGACGGGGTTCGTGTACCGGGCCAGCGACCTCGTGCGAACCCAGGCGCCAAAGACGCGGTACTCGGCAACCGCCGGATCGTCCCGCCGTTCCAGCGCCGAATCGCGTGGGTACCACACGGGTCCGCGGGGCGGCTGCTACACCTTCAGCGCATCCGGACGCAAGCGGTACGTAGATCGCTCGCTCTGCCGTTGA